A portion of the Bacillus sp. es.034 genome contains these proteins:
- a CDS encoding anti-repressor SinI family protein: protein MILAKRELDREWVDLIKQALEAGIPLTEIREFLHSQSPQTKEGYKVM from the coding sequence ATCATTTTGGCGAAACGTGAACTGGATAGGGAATGGGTTGATTTAATTAAACAGGCGTTGGAGGCAGGGATACCTTTAACAGAAATCAGAGAGTTTCTCCATAGTCAGTCCCCGCAAACAAAAGAAGGATACAAGGTCATGTAA
- a CDS encoding DUF4212 domain-containing protein, with amino-acid sequence MKKIDRAKADQYFKEKNRYMALYLVIWLLSSFGIVLFAESFSTFTINGFPFHYFMGAQGSIIVFIVLLYVNAKVSDGIDKKYGLDESRNEQISYGKTLDH; translated from the coding sequence ATGAAGAAGATTGATAGAGCGAAAGCCGATCAGTATTTTAAAGAAAAAAATCGATACATGGCACTGTATTTAGTCATCTGGCTTCTTTCCTCCTTTGGTATCGTGCTGTTTGCCGAAAGCTTCTCCACCTTCACCATTAACGGATTTCCGTTCCATTATTTCATGGGCGCACAAGGTTCGATCATCGTTTTCATTGTTTTGCTTTACGTGAATGCGAAGGTGAGTGACGGGATCGATAAGAAATATGGACTGGATGAAAGCCGGAATGAGCAGATTAGCTACGGGAAAACGCTTGATCATTAA
- the fabZ gene encoding 3-hydroxyacyl-ACP dehydratase FabZ: MLDINEIKEIIPHRYPFLLVDRILEVEEGKKAVGIKNVTANEEFFNGHFPDYPVMPGVLIVEALAQVGAVAMLKVEDNRGRLAFFTGIDKCRFKRQVKPGDQLRLEVEMIRFKGPIGKGKGVATVNGEVACELEMMFALGDKQE, from the coding sequence ATGCTTGATATTAATGAGATTAAAGAGATTATTCCCCATCGTTATCCGTTTTTGCTGGTGGATCGGATTTTAGAGGTGGAGGAAGGTAAGAAGGCAGTAGGAATCAAGAATGTGACGGCGAATGAGGAGTTCTTCAATGGTCACTTTCCTGATTACCCTGTGATGCCGGGTGTGTTGATTGTCGAGGCGCTGGCTCAGGTAGGGGCTGTGGCGATGCTGAAGGTCGAGGATAACCGTGGACGTCTGGCGTTCTTCACGGGCATTGACAAGTGCCGTTTCAAGCGTCAGGTGAAGCCTGGTGATCAGCTGAGACTTGAAGTGGAGATGATCCGCTTTAAAGGACCGATCGGTAAAGGAAAAGGTGTTGCAACCGTTAATGGTGAAGTTGCTTGTGAGTTAGAGATGATGTTTGCTCTTGGGGATAAGCAAGAGTAG
- a CDS encoding flagellar hook-basal body protein, which translates to MNRTMITATNTLGQLQKQMDMIGHNLSNADTNGYKRRDATFSEMLVQQVKNQSVDKFETGRLTPLGVREGNGAKLSQAQLILNQGSLKATGRSLDFALTSDRQFFKVLAADEDSSAVRYTRDGAFSASPTGNGEMMLVNGSGLPVLDENDNYITFSEDASSFQLGDNGVLTVIGAGGGEERFNLGVVTVEKSQFLQQYGGNLLGFADNLDELGVTEDEVVTNVTGGARTDISMVQSSLEGSNVDISKEMTDMLSVQRSYQFQARSISLADQMMGLVNGIR; encoded by the coding sequence ATGAATCGGACGATGATTACAGCAACCAACACATTAGGCCAATTGCAGAAACAAATGGATATGATTGGTCACAATCTTTCGAACGCAGATACAAACGGGTACAAGCGCCGGGATGCAACCTTCTCCGAGATGCTTGTGCAGCAGGTGAAAAATCAGAGTGTAGACAAATTCGAAACAGGCAGGCTTACCCCTCTTGGAGTCCGGGAAGGGAACGGTGCCAAGCTTTCACAGGCGCAGCTGATCCTGAATCAGGGGTCGTTGAAAGCCACAGGCCGCTCTCTGGACTTTGCGTTGACCAGCGACCGTCAGTTCTTCAAGGTGCTGGCGGCTGATGAGGACTCGAGTGCCGTACGCTACACGAGGGACGGAGCATTCTCTGCGAGTCCTACCGGGAACGGGGAAATGATGCTCGTGAATGGAAGCGGGCTGCCGGTCCTGGATGAGAATGATAACTATATTACGTTTTCTGAGGATGCCTCTTCCTTTCAGCTCGGTGATAACGGGGTTCTGACCGTTATAGGTGCCGGTGGAGGAGAAGAGCGGTTTAACCTCGGCGTTGTGACCGTTGAAAAATCTCAATTTCTTCAGCAATATGGCGGGAACCTGTTAGGTTTTGCGGATAACTTGGATGAACTGGGCGTCACAGAAGATGAAGTGGTGACCAACGTCACGGGTGGAGCACGAACGGATATTTCCATGGTTCAGAGTTCGTTAGAAGGATCGAACGTGGATATCAGTAAAGAAATGACGGACATGCTGAGTGTCCAACGATCATATCAATTCCAGGCGCGATCGATCTCCCTTGCAGATCAAATGATGGGCCTTGTAAATGGGATACGCTAA
- the spoIIID gene encoding sporulation transcriptional regulator SpoIIID yields the protein MHDYIKERTIKIGKYIVETKKTVRVIAKEFGVSKSTVHKDLTERLPEINPDLANEVKTILDYHKSIRHLRGGEATKQKYKKEELHS from the coding sequence GTGCACGATTACATCAAAGAGAGAACAATCAAGATTGGTAAGTATATCGTGGAGACGAAAAAAACTGTTCGTGTAATTGCGAAGGAGTTTGGCGTGTCCAAAAGTACTGTCCATAAAGATTTAACAGAACGACTGCCAGAAATCAATCCGGATCTCGCAAATGAAGTCAAGACCATACTTGATTACCATAAATCAATCCGGCATCTACGAGGTGGAGAGGCAACCAAGCAAAAGTACAAAAAAGAAGAGCTCCACAGCTAA
- a CDS encoding rod shape-determining protein, whose amino-acid sequence MFAKDIGIDLGTANVLIHVKGKGIVLNEPSVVALDKNTGKVLAVGEEARRMVGRTPGNIVATRPLKDGVIADFDVTEAMLKHFINKLNVKGFLSKPRILICCPTNITSVEQKAIREAAEKSGGKKIYLEEEPKVAAIGAGMDIFNPTGNMVVDIGGGTTDVAVLSMGDIVTSQSIKMAGDKFDHEILNYIKKEYKLLIGERTAEDIKVNIGTVFSETLDEDRKEMSIRGRDMVSGLPRTITVTSKEIEGALRESVAVIVQAAKNVLEKTPPELSADIIDRGVILTGGGALLHGMDTLLAEELKVPVLIAENPMDCVAIGTGLMLENIDKISRRRIG is encoded by the coding sequence ATGTTCGCGAAAGATATTGGGATTGACCTTGGTACGGCTAATGTATTGATTCATGTTAAAGGAAAAGGGATTGTCTTGAATGAGCCATCGGTTGTGGCACTGGATAAGAATACGGGTAAGGTGCTGGCTGTCGGAGAGGAAGCGCGCCGCATGGTCGGACGTACTCCTGGAAACATTGTGGCGACACGTCCGCTGAAAGACGGAGTCATTGCAGACTTTGATGTCACAGAAGCGATGCTGAAGCATTTCATCAATAAATTGAATGTAAAAGGATTCCTTTCGAAACCGCGCATTTTGATCTGCTGCCCGACGAACATCACGAGCGTTGAGCAGAAGGCGATCAGGGAAGCGGCTGAAAAGAGTGGCGGGAAGAAGATTTATCTGGAAGAAGAGCCTAAAGTGGCGGCAATCGGTGCCGGCATGGATATCTTCAATCCGACTGGAAACATGGTCGTGGATATCGGTGGAGGAACGACGGATGTAGCGGTGCTTTCCATGGGTGATATCGTAACGAGTCAGTCCATCAAGATGGCCGGGGACAAATTTGACCACGAAATTCTGAATTATATTAAAAAAGAGTACAAGCTTCTGATCGGGGAGCGTACGGCTGAGGATATCAAGGTGAACATTGGGACTGTATTCTCTGAAACACTTGATGAAGATCGCAAGGAAATGAGCATCCGCGGACGCGATATGGTCTCAGGACTTCCACGGACGATCACTGTGACGTCTAAGGAAATTGAAGGGGCTCTTCGTGAGTCAGTAGCGGTCATCGTTCAGGCTGCGAAAAATGTCCTTGAAAAAACTCCACCGGAATTGTCAGCGGACATCATTGATCGCGGAGTTATTTTAACAGGTGGGGGAGCCCTTCTTCACGGAATGGATACGCTTCTTGCAGAAGAATTGAAAGTTCCGGTATTGATCGCGGAGAACCCGATGGATTGCGTAGCCATCGGAACGGGATTGATGCTTGAGAACATCGATAAGATTTCCAGAAGAAGAATCGGGTAA
- a CDS encoding sodium:solute symporter family protein, with protein sequence MNTQFIVSTSIILLTFALYIGIAVYNKAKATSDFYVAGRGVPPIFNGMAIGADWMSAASFIGLAGTVMILGYDGLAYIMGWTGGYLLLTFLLAPQLRKYGRYTVPEFIGDRYNSHTARVIAAICTIIISFTYSIGQLSGSGVVIGRLFEIDAKVGTMIGVVLIAFYAAFGGMKGITWTQVAQYIVLIIAYLIPVIFMSLQITGNPAPWISYGELVGKIGELDRELGVSEYFAPFTNGTKWQFMALMFTLMAGTAGLPHVIVRFYTVSTMKAARWSGAWALLFIGLLYLSAPAYSAFSRFILMTKVAGSKISDLPAWTTSWVDTGKLQVADANGDGILQWKEIIISNDIVVMATPEIANLGVFVIGLVAAGAMAAALSTAGGLMIAISSSFAHDIYYRVFKPNATERNRLAVARWSIVVATVLAGVVALNPPGVITQIVAWAFALASGTFFPALLLGVWWKRSNAQGVIAGMLVGLAVTLTYIFLARSGVTLFGIIDTGAGVFGAASAAIANIVVSLMTKAPSQKIQEEVLDLRYPEQMTFKDGEVWVDDEVDFKG encoded by the coding sequence ATGAATACTCAGTTTATTGTATCGACGTCTATCATACTGTTGACGTTTGCATTATATATCGGAATAGCGGTTTATAACAAAGCGAAGGCAACATCGGACTTCTATGTAGCCGGCCGCGGGGTGCCGCCGATCTTTAACGGGATGGCGATCGGGGCCGACTGGATGAGTGCGGCATCATTTATTGGACTGGCCGGTACTGTCATGATCCTCGGTTATGACGGCCTTGCCTATATCATGGGGTGGACAGGAGGATATTTATTATTGACCTTCCTGCTTGCACCACAGCTCAGGAAATATGGACGGTATACGGTGCCGGAATTCATCGGGGACCGGTATAACAGTCATACGGCCCGGGTCATCGCCGCCATCTGTACGATCATCATCAGCTTTACGTACTCCATCGGTCAGCTGTCGGGATCTGGTGTGGTCATCGGGCGTCTATTCGAAATCGATGCCAAGGTCGGTACGATGATCGGGGTCGTCCTCATTGCCTTTTACGCTGCGTTCGGAGGCATGAAGGGGATCACGTGGACCCAGGTCGCTCAGTACATCGTCTTGATCATTGCGTACTTGATCCCGGTCATCTTTATGTCCCTTCAAATCACGGGGAACCCTGCCCCGTGGATATCGTACGGTGAGCTGGTCGGGAAGATCGGGGAACTCGACCGGGAGCTCGGTGTGTCGGAATACTTCGCTCCTTTTACAAACGGGACGAAGTGGCAGTTCATGGCCCTCATGTTCACACTGATGGCGGGTACCGCCGGACTTCCCCATGTCATCGTCCGGTTCTATACCGTGTCCACGATGAAGGCGGCACGCTGGTCAGGTGCGTGGGCACTCCTTTTCATCGGACTTCTTTATCTATCTGCGCCGGCTTATTCGGCATTCTCCCGGTTTATTTTAATGACAAAAGTAGCGGGAAGCAAAATCAGCGATCTCCCTGCCTGGACGACCTCATGGGTGGATACCGGGAAACTGCAGGTGGCTGATGCGAATGGGGACGGAATCCTGCAATGGAAGGAAATCATCATCTCGAATGATATCGTCGTCATGGCGACACCGGAGATCGCGAACCTTGGCGTATTCGTCATCGGGCTCGTGGCGGCAGGTGCCATGGCAGCGGCGTTATCGACGGCAGGCGGATTGATGATCGCCATTTCGTCTTCTTTTGCACATGATATTTACTACCGCGTATTCAAGCCGAATGCGACAGAGCGGAATCGCCTGGCTGTTGCACGCTGGTCGATCGTCGTGGCTACTGTCCTCGCCGGAGTGGTGGCACTGAATCCTCCAGGGGTCATTACGCAAATCGTCGCCTGGGCCTTCGCCCTGGCGTCAGGGACGTTCTTCCCGGCCCTCTTACTGGGAGTCTGGTGGAAGCGCTCCAATGCCCAGGGGGTGATCGCAGGGATGCTTGTGGGGCTCGCCGTGACCCTCACCTACATCTTCCTGGCGCGATCAGGCGTGACCCTGTTCGGAATCATTGATACAGGAGCGGGTGTCTTCGGCGCAGCATCAGCGGCCATTGCCAATATCGTCGTGTCCCTCATGACGAAAGCTCCTTCACAGAAAATCCAGGAAGAGGTATTGGATCTCCGATATCCGGAACAGATGACCTTTAAGGACGGGGAAGTCTGGGTGGATGATGAGGTGGATTTTAAAGGGTGA
- a CDS encoding DNA-directed RNA polymerase subunit beta, translating to MSEKELLQEKVTRESVKTEKKAKQKDETKPSRWVRVRMLPIWLRILLFILLLAGSLVLGAVIGFAGIGNGNAADVFKAETWQHIIDIVVKK from the coding sequence ATGAGTGAAAAAGAGCTACTGCAAGAAAAAGTGACAAGAGAATCAGTAAAAACAGAAAAAAAGGCAAAGCAAAAGGACGAAACCAAGCCATCACGATGGGTTCGTGTTCGCATGCTTCCCATCTGGCTCAGAATCCTTCTGTTCATCCTTCTTCTTGCAGGAAGCCTTGTCCTCGGTGCCGTCATCGGCTTCGCAGGCATCGGCAACGGCAACGCAGCAGACGTCTTCAAAGCAGAAACCTGGCAGCATATTATTGATATCGTGGTGAAAAAATAA
- a CDS encoding helix-turn-helix transcriptional regulator, with the protein MVGEKIKEFREKKGMTIIELSNQSGISKSYISSIERGIQENPSIQILDKLSIALGVALNQILECNPNIDEEWIRLVKMAIKEGMTKQDFLEYIQFFQFKKRNTDRV; encoded by the coding sequence ATGGTAGGTGAGAAAATTAAAGAATTCAGGGAGAAAAAGGGTATGACCATTATTGAGCTTTCCAATCAGTCTGGGATTTCAAAATCATATATTAGTTCGATTGAAAGGGGTATACAGGAAAATCCCAGTATACAGATTCTTGATAAGCTATCCATTGCCCTCGGAGTAGCATTGAATCAGATTCTTGAATGCAACCCGAATATTGACGAAGAGTGGATTCGATTGGTAAAGATGGCTATTAAAGAGGGTATGACTAAACAAGATTTTTTAGAATACATTCAATTTTTTCAATTTAAGAAGAGAAATACAGATAGAGTTTAG
- a CDS encoding M23 family metallopeptidase translates to MREEEKKQPSQNFLKRRWAYPAIYLASAAIIITGILWYQAGNDVNEKAKDYSYDGVPTDNEFNQPAEEVNRSLENFVMPVSSPEDTVIEKQFYDTEASAEEQEAALVVYGNMYYPNQGVDISKDGKEFDVLAAMSGTVTKVQEDSLLGNTIEIEHSKGIVTRYQSVKDFEVAVGDVVDQGQAIAKAGKSLFNEEAGVHVHFEIRKADVAVNPMEYFNKSLATLQEAQLEDKKVSGEQPDAAAAEENAVEDQASENKATEDKATEEKDAAEENKSTEEKQDQAKPKQESKDNADVKEEE, encoded by the coding sequence ATGAGAGAGGAAGAAAAGAAACAACCTTCTCAAAACTTTTTGAAAAGACGTTGGGCATACCCAGCAATCTATTTAGCAAGTGCAGCAATCATTATCACGGGGATTCTGTGGTACCAGGCAGGAAATGATGTAAACGAGAAAGCCAAGGATTACAGCTATGATGGAGTTCCTACTGACAATGAGTTCAACCAGCCTGCAGAAGAAGTCAATCGTTCATTGGAAAACTTTGTAATGCCTGTTTCAAGCCCTGAAGATACAGTGATCGAAAAACAATTCTACGACACTGAAGCTTCAGCGGAAGAACAGGAAGCTGCCCTAGTCGTGTATGGAAACATGTACTACCCGAACCAAGGAGTCGACATCTCAAAAGATGGAAAAGAATTTGATGTACTGGCTGCCATGAGCGGTACAGTCACAAAGGTTCAGGAAGATTCCTTACTTGGTAACACGATTGAAATCGAGCACAGCAAAGGCATCGTGACTCGCTATCAATCAGTGAAAGATTTTGAAGTCGCGGTTGGAGATGTAGTTGATCAAGGACAAGCCATTGCGAAAGCAGGAAAGAGCTTATTCAATGAAGAAGCCGGCGTTCACGTACACTTTGAAATCCGTAAAGCGGATGTAGCCGTGAATCCAATGGAATACTTCAATAAGTCTCTTGCCACTCTTCAAGAAGCACAGCTTGAAGACAAGAAAGTTTCAGGTGAACAGCCGGATGCAGCAGCGGCTGAAGAAAATGCCGTAGAAGACCAAGCTAGCGAAAACAAAGCTACTGAAGACAAAGCTACGGAAGAAAAAGACGCAGCTGAAGAAAACAAGTCTACTGAAGAAAAGCAGGACCAGGCAAAGCCGAAACAAGAAAGCAAAGACAACGCTGACGTAAAAGAAGAAGAGTAA
- a CDS encoding helix-turn-helix domain-containing protein — translation MIGERVKKYRQEKRMSMTELAEKAGVAKSYLSSIERNLQQNPSIQFLEKVSTALGIPLDALLYDQPEDQNIDHEWLKIAEEAMDSGITKEQFREFIEFNKWKLDNK, via the coding sequence GGAGAAAGAGTAAAAAAGTATAGACAAGAAAAAAGAATGTCCATGACAGAATTGGCTGAGAAAGCCGGAGTCGCCAAGTCATATTTAAGTTCTATCGAGCGTAATCTTCAACAAAACCCATCCATTCAATTCCTGGAGAAAGTTTCAACTGCACTGGGGATTCCATTGGATGCTCTACTTTATGACCAACCGGAGGATCAAAATATAGATCACGAATGGTTAAAAATTGCTGAAGAAGCGATGGATTCAGGCATTACGAAAGAACAGTTCCGTGAATTCATCGAATTTAACAAGTGGAAACTAGACAATAAATGA
- a CDS encoding flagellar hook-basal body protein, which yields MFRGFYTVASGMLSQQRKTEMLTNNMSNANTPGYKADQASMRAFPEMLMDRMDSTSIPTEKKLSLPFNQRVGALNTGVYMQETIPSFVQGDLQETGRGLDVALLDGSMPVDEETEIRGSVFLTVEGPDGSPRYTRNGNLTVNGNGFLTTNSGFYMLDENGDRIQLESDQFTISENGQIVVDGNAVATLGVGYSDNPNLLVKQGEGLFATEGNAALPDAYEEDNVSFAAKQGFLERSNVDTSRTMTDMMSAYRAFEANQKVLQAYDRSMEKAANEIGRVNG from the coding sequence ATGTTTCGAGGATTTTATACAGTAGCATCCGGCATGCTTTCTCAGCAGCGGAAGACCGAGATGCTGACAAACAATATGTCGAATGCCAATACACCGGGCTATAAAGCGGATCAGGCTTCGATGAGGGCATTTCCTGAAATGCTGATGGACCGGATGGATTCCACATCGATCCCGACTGAGAAAAAGCTGTCGCTTCCTTTTAATCAAAGGGTGGGGGCACTCAATACAGGTGTGTATATGCAGGAAACAATTCCTTCCTTTGTTCAGGGTGACCTTCAGGAAACGGGCCGAGGCTTGGATGTGGCGCTTCTGGATGGTTCCATGCCTGTCGATGAAGAAACGGAGATCCGTGGATCGGTGTTCCTGACGGTGGAAGGACCCGATGGCAGTCCCCGCTATACGCGAAACGGAAATCTGACGGTGAACGGCAACGGTTTCCTCACCACGAACAGCGGCTTTTATATGCTGGATGAAAATGGTGACCGGATTCAACTGGAAAGCGATCAGTTCACGATTAGTGAAAACGGTCAGATTGTCGTGGATGGAAATGCTGTCGCTACATTGGGAGTAGGTTACTCGGATAACCCGAACCTGTTAGTCAAGCAGGGAGAAGGGCTGTTTGCCACAGAAGGCAATGCCGCTCTACCTGATGCCTATGAAGAGGATAATGTTTCTTTTGCCGCCAAGCAGGGCTTTCTGGAGCGATCCAATGTGGATACCTCCCGGACGATGACCGACATGATGTCGGCGTACCGGGCATTCGAAGCCAATCAGAAAGTGCTTCAGGCGTATGACCGGAGTATGGAAAAGGCAGCCAACGAAATCGGCAGGGTCAACGGATAG